The Rheinheimera mangrovi genome contains the following window.
GCGCGATAACCCATTTTCTTCAGCTTCGACACTTTAATACCAGGCTTAAAATTGCCTTGCCCGTCTTTGGTTTCGACAATAAACATACTGGTGCCTTTATGCGCCGGTTGAATGCTGCTGTCGGTTTTTACCAATACGGCCAGTGAGTTACCGTTTAATGAGTTGGTGATCCAGGTTTTGGTGCCGTTCAGAATATAGTGGTCACCATCGCGCACCGCGGTGGCACGTATAGCTTGTAAATCAGTACCGGCATTGGGTTCGGTCAGGGCTACACCACCGCGTAATTCACCGCTGGCCATCCGCGGTAAAAAGCGCTCTTTTTGTGCTGCTGTACCAGCCCGTTCTATGGCGGAGGCCTGGATCAGATGAGAGTTAAAAATGCCGCTCGGTGCCATCCAGGCGGAGGCCACCTTTAATACAATTTTGGCATAGATGGTCGCTGGCAAACCCAGGCCACCATACTGCTGGCCAATAGTGGCACCAAACAGGCCCAGCTCTTTCATTTGCGCAACCAGCTCATGCGGGTATTTATCGGCCTGATCGTATTCCTGGGCGATGGGCCGGACTTCGTTTTCCACCCATTTGTTGATCATATCCAGAATGGCGATTTCATCTTCTTTACTGTACTGCTCTGCCATGGTGTATCCGCCTTAGTAGTTCACTTTTAGTAATTCACTTTGTCTTCAACCGAATAGCCTTGTTTGGCGATCAGCATTTTTCGGATAAAACTGCACACCACCACACCATGCTGGTTAAAGCCTGTGGTTTTGACCGTGACAATGCCTGCACCAGGTCTGGATTTGGATTCACGTTTATCCAGCACTTCCGACTCAGCCGTCAGGGTGTCGTCTTCAAACACAGGGTGCGTCAGCTTGATATCGTCCCAGCCCAGATTGGCAATGGCTTTCTGGCTGACATCAGTCACGCTCATCCCCACCATCAGCGCCACAGTCAGCGGCGAGCAGACAATGCACTTACCAAACTCACTAGCTTTGGCGTATTCGTCATCAAAGTGCATAGGGTGAGTATTCATCGTCAGCAGAGTGAACCAGGTATTGTCGGTTTTAGTGATAGTGCGGCCTG
Protein-coding sequences here:
- a CDS encoding acyl-CoA dehydrogenase family protein, encoding MAEQYSKEDEIAILDMINKWVENEVRPIAQEYDQADKYPHELVAQMKELGLFGATIGQQYGGLGLPATIYAKIVLKVASAWMAPSGIFNSHLIQASAIERAGTAAQKERFLPRMASGELRGGVALTEPNAGTDLQAIRATAVRDGDHYILNGTKTWITNSLNGNSLAVLVKTDSSIQPAHKGTSMFIVETKDGQGNFKPGIKVSKLKKMGYRAIDTCEVVFEDCRVPAANLIGEVEGQGFVQALGGLELGRINVAARGAGIALGAMELAVRYAQEREAFGKAIANHQAIQLKLGEMAVQVEAARLLIEQAAAKYDAGERCDMEAGMAKFAGSEAGVFCANEAMRIFGGYSYSVEYDIERYYRDAMLMCIGEGTNEMQRIIIAKQLIERYKI
- a CDS encoding MaoC family dehydratase, whose protein sequence is MVQNIKQISEKRFRESFGRHYEEFNIGDIYEHRPGRTITKTDNTWFTLLTMNTHPMHFDDEYAKASEFGKCIVCSPLTVALMVGMSVTDVSQKAIANLGWDDIKLTHPVFEDDTLTAESEVLDKRESKSRPGAGIVTVKTTGFNQHGVVVCSFIRKMLIAKQGYSVEDKVNY